Proteins co-encoded in one Anaerobaca lacustris genomic window:
- the trmB gene encoding tRNA (guanosine(46)-N7)-methyltransferase TrmB: MGRTFKEYDTIALKPEDLPEQIDFDRVFGRAALVHVEIGSGKGTFLVQEAKAHPDVNFLGIEWANKYACHAVDRLGRWGLSNVRIIRADAASFLRDRVATRSVDCFHVYFPDPWPKKRHHKRRFVRNDNVQMLIERLKPGGTIQLATDHADYFEQMREVTSAFRSELEEIEFSRPTGAEPGEFTGTNYERKYIKDRRTIRVLAFRYAPSKRLNTVSATRLT, translated from the coding sequence ATGGGACGTACATTCAAAGAATATGACACAATTGCGTTGAAGCCGGAAGATTTGCCGGAACAGATCGATTTCGACCGCGTTTTCGGACGCGCGGCGCTCGTTCATGTTGAAATCGGATCGGGCAAGGGGACTTTTCTGGTCCAGGAAGCCAAAGCGCATCCCGATGTGAATTTCCTCGGCATCGAATGGGCGAACAAGTACGCCTGCCACGCGGTGGATCGTCTGGGGCGATGGGGCCTGTCGAACGTCCGCATAATCCGAGCGGATGCGGCGTCGTTTCTTCGAGATCGTGTGGCCACCCGGTCGGTGGACTGCTTTCACGTCTACTTTCCGGATCCCTGGCCGAAGAAGCGGCACCACAAACGACGATTCGTCCGGAACGACAACGTGCAGATGCTGATCGAACGGCTCAAACCGGGCGGCACGATCCAGTTGGCGACGGACCATGCGGACTACTTCGAACAGATGCGGGAGGTGACGTCGGCGTTTCGGAGCGAACTGGAGGAGATCGAATTCTCTCGTCCGACCGGCGCCGAACCCGGCGAATTCACGGGAACCAACTACGAACGCAAATACATCAAAGACCGACGGACCATTCGCGTTCTCGCATTCCGCTATGCGCCGTCGAAACGGCTCAACACGGTCAGCGCCACGCGCTTGACATAA
- the purD gene encoding phosphoribosylamine--glycine ligase: MDVLLIGSGGREHAIAWKLKQSKQLGKLYIAPGNAGTALCGQNVAIDDSDVGALVDFARTQKVGLVVVGPEDPLACGIVDAMEAAGIKAFGPSGAAAQLEADKAFAKQMMRASAVSTAESRVFDRFSDAKAYIASRDEPVVIKAAGLAKGKGVIVCDEPSDGILAAERIMVDRIFGAAGDRVIVEDKLLGEEASILAFVDGRNIYLMESSQDHKPIGDGDTGPNTGGMGAYSPAPVVTDEMMSWISREILVPVVDAMNRNGTPYRGVLYAGLMMTSGGPRVLEFNVRFGDPETQPILMKLQSDLLEVFLAVCDGRLDEVRLQWDPRPAVCVVMASGGYPDAYEKGKVITGIAEAESLGDVVVFHAGTKQQDGNVVTNGGRVLGVTALGHDVAAAKTRAYEAVDCIAFEGAYCRRDISDKAIRRSR; this comes from the coding sequence ATGGACGTACTGCTGATCGGCAGTGGGGGACGCGAGCACGCGATCGCCTGGAAGCTGAAGCAATCCAAGCAACTTGGCAAGCTGTATATCGCGCCGGGCAATGCGGGCACCGCCCTGTGCGGTCAGAACGTTGCGATCGACGACAGCGACGTCGGAGCCCTGGTGGACTTCGCCCGGACCCAGAAGGTCGGCCTGGTCGTCGTCGGCCCGGAAGACCCGCTGGCGTGCGGGATCGTCGATGCGATGGAGGCGGCCGGCATCAAGGCATTCGGGCCCAGCGGAGCAGCCGCGCAGTTGGAGGCCGACAAGGCCTTCGCCAAGCAGATGATGCGCGCCAGCGCCGTTTCGACGGCCGAGTCCCGCGTGTTCGACCGCTTCAGCGATGCGAAAGCGTACATCGCCAGCCGGGACGAACCCGTGGTCATCAAGGCCGCGGGGCTGGCCAAGGGCAAAGGCGTCATCGTGTGCGATGAGCCGTCCGACGGCATTCTGGCCGCCGAGCGGATCATGGTCGATCGGATCTTCGGCGCCGCCGGCGACCGGGTGATCGTCGAAGACAAGCTGCTGGGCGAAGAGGCGTCGATCCTGGCCTTCGTCGACGGCCGCAACATCTATCTGATGGAATCCTCCCAGGACCACAAGCCCATCGGCGACGGCGACACGGGCCCCAACACGGGCGGGATGGGGGCCTATAGTCCCGCGCCGGTCGTCACCGACGAGATGATGAGTTGGATTTCCCGGGAGATCCTCGTGCCCGTCGTGGATGCGATGAATCGCAACGGCACGCCATACAGGGGGGTCCTCTATGCAGGCCTGATGATGACCAGCGGTGGACCGCGCGTTCTCGAATTCAACGTGCGGTTCGGCGACCCGGAAACACAGCCGATCCTGATGAAGCTCCAGAGCGATCTGCTGGAGGTCTTCCTGGCCGTCTGCGACGGGCGGCTGGACGAAGTCCGCCTGCAGTGGGATCCGCGTCCGGCTGTGTGCGTCGTCATGGCGTCCGGGGGATACCCCGACGCCTACGAGAAGGGCAAGGTCATCACCGGGATCGCCGAGGCCGAATCCCTTGGCGACGTGGTCGTGTTCCACGCGGGCACGAAGCAGCAGGATGGCAACGTCGTCACCAACGGCGGCCGTGTCCTGGGTGTGACGGCCCTCGGGCACGACGTGGCCGCGGCCAAGACGCGGGCCTACGAGGCCGTCGATTGCATTGCGTTCGAGGGGGCGTACTGCCGTCGCGATATCTCCGATAAGGCGATTCGGCGATCGCGGTAG
- a CDS encoding sulfatase-like hydrolase/transferase, translated as MILNRRRFLQMASGSLAAMMLPQGSLLARARRGSDRPNFLWISTEDISPDLGCYSDAYAVTPNVDRLAAEGVRYDNVFSHSGVCAPTRSGIITGMYPTTIGTHHMRCAGVPPHEVKCFPEYLRAAGYYCTNNSKTDYQFDPPLTAWDESNGSAHWRNRPKDKPFFAVINFTTTHESQIRNRSEAMLKRLASLSPTERHDPAKAQLPPYYPDTPEVRRDWAQYYDIITLMDKQVQQVLDDLEADGLADDTIVWFWGDHGRGLPRAKRWIYDSGLRVPLIVRVPPKWRKLAMPDQPQAVGPGTVNDDLIAFIDFAPTMLSLAGVEIPSHMQGRAFLGSRKAEPREYIFAARDRMDEAYDLIRAVRDKRFKYIRNYMWYVTRGQDIRYMNEMPTMQAMRRLHAEGKLVGPQKQYFEPIKPIEELYDTVSDPHEINNLVGDPAYAETLHRLRRVHEQWYRDTGDVGLIPEPIFDELKRPGGQYETASPPVVVKRTGGSADGSVVTMACATHGASIAYRIGGDPKGRTGWLLYARPVSLGSGETLYAKACRIGFRDSDLLTYRPGDPVAEAAGPKERDHWRDRLDASDVRQRLRTLKELDHKGADAMHSYLLYLEDAEPSVRYWAVVGLHAAGRLTADIAFARSAVKARLADASVVVRVAAAHAMCDWGTEGDGLPVLAAALKHPTDKARMLAIVALDKLGPKAQPALEQIRAAAEDPDDYVKRVALTVLSRFDGA; from the coding sequence ATGATTTTGAACCGACGTCGATTTCTCCAGATGGCATCAGGGTCTTTGGCGGCGATGATGCTGCCGCAAGGTTCGCTCTTGGCGCGGGCCCGTCGCGGGTCGGACCGGCCCAATTTCCTGTGGATCAGCACCGAGGACATCAGTCCGGACCTGGGCTGCTACAGCGACGCCTATGCGGTGACACCCAACGTGGACCGGCTCGCCGCGGAGGGGGTGCGATACGACAACGTGTTCTCCCATTCGGGCGTCTGCGCTCCGACGCGGTCCGGGATCATCACGGGGATGTACCCGACGACGATCGGAACGCATCACATGCGCTGTGCCGGCGTGCCGCCGCACGAGGTCAAGTGCTTTCCCGAATACCTGCGCGCCGCGGGTTACTACTGCACCAACAACTCGAAGACGGACTATCAGTTCGATCCTCCGCTGACGGCGTGGGACGAATCGAACGGCAGCGCGCATTGGCGAAATCGTCCGAAGGACAAGCCGTTCTTCGCCGTCATCAACTTCACGACCACACACGAGAGCCAGATTCGCAATCGCAGTGAAGCGATGCTCAAGCGGCTGGCGAGTCTGAGTCCGACGGAGCGACACGACCCCGCCAAGGCCCAGCTTCCGCCGTACTACCCCGACACGCCCGAGGTCCGCCGGGACTGGGCGCAGTACTACGACATCATCACGCTGATGGACAAACAGGTTCAGCAGGTGCTCGATGACCTGGAGGCCGACGGTCTGGCCGACGACACGATCGTTTGGTTCTGGGGCGATCACGGACGCGGATTGCCTCGCGCCAAGCGGTGGATTTACGATTCGGGTCTTCGCGTTCCGTTGATTGTCCGCGTTCCCCCGAAGTGGCGCAAGCTCGCCATGCCCGACCAACCGCAGGCCGTTGGGCCGGGGACGGTCAATGACGATCTGATCGCGTTCATCGATTTCGCGCCGACGATGCTCTCACTGGCCGGAGTGGAGATCCCTTCCCACATGCAGGGCCGTGCATTCCTGGGAAGCCGCAAGGCCGAGCCGCGAGAGTACATCTTCGCCGCACGCGATCGCATGGACGAGGCCTACGACCTGATCCGCGCCGTGCGCGACAAGCGTTTCAAGTACATCCGCAACTACATGTGGTATGTCACTCGCGGACAGGACATCCGCTACATGAACGAGATGCCCACGATGCAGGCGATGCGCCGGCTCCACGCCGAGGGCAAGCTGGTGGGGCCGCAGAAGCAGTACTTCGAACCGATCAAACCGATCGAAGAACTGTACGACACCGTCTCTGACCCCCACGAGATCAACAATCTGGTCGGCGACCCCGCCTACGCGGAGACGCTCCATCGCCTGCGACGCGTCCACGAGCAATGGTATAGAGACACGGGGGACGTCGGCCTGATTCCCGAACCGATCTTCGATGAACTGAAGCGGCCCGGCGGGCAATACGAGACGGCGTCTCCGCCTGTGGTTGTCAAGCGGACGGGCGGCTCGGCGGACGGAAGCGTCGTGACGATGGCCTGCGCGACGCATGGGGCCTCCATCGCCTATCGAATCGGCGGCGATCCGAAGGGCCGGACGGGCTGGTTGCTGTACGCACGCCCCGTGTCGCTCGGGTCCGGAGAGACCCTGTATGCGAAGGCCTGCCGCATCGGATTTCGCGACAGCGATCTGCTGACGTACAGACCGGGCGATCCCGTGGCGGAAGCAGCAGGTCCGAAGGAACGCGATCACTGGCGCGACCGGCTTGACGCATCCGACGTGCGTCAGCGGCTTCGGACGCTCAAAGAGCTGGACCACAAGGGCGCCGACGCCATGCATTCCTATCTTCTGTATCTGGAGGACGCAGAGCCTTCGGTCCGATACTGGGCTGTGGTGGGGCTGCACGCCGCCGGCAGACTCACGGCTGACATTGCGTTCGCCAGGTCGGCCGTGAAGGCCCGGCTGGCCGATGCGTCGGTGGTGGTGCGTGTTGCTGCCGCCCATGCGATGTGCGACTGGGGCACCGAAGGCGACGGCCTGCCCGTGCTGGCGGCGGCCCTGAAGCACCCGACGGACAAGGCTCGCATGTTGGCGATCGTGGCGCTCGACAAGCTCGGACCGAAAGCGCAACCGGCGCTGGAGCAGATCCGAGCCGCTGCTGAAGACCCAGACGATTATGTCAAGCGCGTGGCGCTGACCGTGTTGAGCCGTTTCGACGGCGCATAG
- a CDS encoding C10 family peptidase — protein MNFAVHRRIAGILFVCACLLRGSVLWAEPVLPEQARKATSAFLRIREARPSKASPWMASPERGIPMSIEPAASDGAPYAIRDADGTVLAYVIELEPEGFVVTSADTDITPIVAYSFRSAFADWADVRHPLYGLLTEDMRRRVAARGQSDPSRAVLSNAQWAAYSGQGAPMARGQTFQQWPVEGSTSTGGWLETTWHQDAPYNAFCPLDPVDGLRSYVGCVATAMAQVVHYHRQCNVVFTADDSYTTVNGIDIDGDGVRYDFPSFDELNASLAMVRLRYETQTALDDADLAALNFACGIAARMDYSSEGSGAAAYDMRMGLVEKFGFHSADLIGDLSQQTVQLLHENLTNRLPAILGIHAPDGMAGHAIVCDGYNTDGEYHLNFGWGRFYPDRIAEAWYRLPVDIPASLNAISSVLVNVRPTPADIDVRPTALTFRGVPGQASEPFTLSLKSNGSEVLAIDSIESPDGFVVSHAGGQYANRIGAFQMPPGQEAAVDVRFAPESAGAYYGMLIVHYDGKVKFVPLDGAAISGGTQIAPGEVSGTWSEAESPYYVLGDIDVAQGGELVVEPGVRIVFMGSYGLTVGQGARLQAQGTAARPVEFTAGNREMGWEGIRFVASGDDDVLSHCAITYAKKGTAGVISAEASTADPFGGAICCYNSSPTITHCKITNNTCDKAGAIYCYGSSAVISNTLIANNTSIGGVPQSGGIVCDRGSAVRIDNCTIVYNAPGGIFSESEYGTEVTNTIVWGNSEYQIQTYASEVAASFSNVQGGYPGRENIDGQPCFVGPSNGAGAHHDASMANWTLQTCSACINAGSENASGDIDLGGNTRVHSGLVDIGAYENQLDLPLLGLRPSGAAEFGCVAVGADAVTTVTMANTGKVDFEISSLSISDARGVFSLLDPVHNHTLSPGQSIQVRIGFAPDRERVYSGLLHVVSTSSNASYRRLVLWGVGGSGTLVPGGSVAGVWTKAAGPYTVTGDIEVPAGQTLTVEPGVVVKFAGRFGLTVGRNATLRALGTEADPILFTAIDTIEGWFGIRFVHSGDDDVLRYCRLQYAGKPYNGAADFVDLLGGAVLCCKGRDPRTGGMTAGPASSPTIDRCVFSGNHALSGGAIACHDDSQAVITNNTIADNTADWDGGGIHIYNADPVIGNNVIARNGAYRGGGLYSVYSYPLVVNNTIARNRPNGMHLDSTRGLGRRASVLSNIVWENEIYVRPSVPAVQYDVRFNNIQGGWPGEGNIEADPLFADSARGDYHLKSAAGRWDPQAGDWVPDEATSPCIDTGDPFGATGDEPEPNGGRINMGAYGGTSQASKSP, from the coding sequence ATGAACTTTGCCGTGCATCGCCGGATTGCTGGGATCCTGTTCGTATGTGCCTGTCTGCTGCGTGGTTCGGTGCTGTGGGCCGAACCGGTGTTGCCCGAGCAGGCGCGCAAAGCGACGAGCGCTTTTCTGAGAATTCGAGAGGCTCGACCATCGAAGGCGTCGCCCTGGATGGCGTCGCCCGAACGCGGTATCCCGATGTCCATCGAGCCGGCCGCGAGCGACGGGGCCCCTTACGCGATCCGCGACGCGGACGGGACTGTTCTTGCCTATGTCATCGAACTGGAACCCGAAGGGTTCGTCGTGACGTCGGCCGATACGGACATCACGCCGATCGTTGCGTATTCCTTTCGAAGTGCGTTTGCGGACTGGGCGGACGTGCGTCATCCGCTGTATGGTCTGCTGACGGAGGACATGCGACGGCGCGTGGCGGCGCGGGGCCAGTCCGATCCGTCGCGGGCGGTGCTGAGCAACGCGCAGTGGGCCGCCTATTCCGGGCAGGGGGCGCCGATGGCCCGGGGGCAGACGTTCCAGCAATGGCCTGTGGAAGGCAGCACCTCGACGGGCGGATGGCTGGAGACAACCTGGCACCAGGATGCGCCGTACAATGCGTTCTGTCCGCTGGACCCGGTGGACGGCCTGCGGTCCTATGTCGGGTGCGTCGCCACCGCGATGGCCCAGGTCGTTCACTACCATCGTCAATGCAACGTGGTCTTCACGGCGGACGATTCCTATACGACGGTCAACGGCATCGACATCGACGGCGACGGTGTCCGCTACGATTTTCCTTCATTCGACGAACTCAACGCGTCGCTCGCAATGGTTCGCCTCAGGTACGAGACACAGACCGCCCTGGACGACGCGGACCTTGCGGCCTTGAACTTCGCCTGTGGGATCGCGGCCCGTATGGACTACTCGAGCGAAGGGTCGGGAGCGGCCGCCTATGATATGCGCATGGGGCTGGTCGAGAAGTTCGGCTTCCACTCGGCCGATCTGATCGGCGATCTGTCGCAGCAGACCGTGCAGTTGCTTCACGAGAACCTCACCAACCGGCTGCCCGCGATCCTGGGGATTCACGCACCTGACGGCATGGCCGGGCACGCCATCGTGTGCGACGGCTACAACACCGACGGAGAGTATCACCTGAACTTCGGATGGGGTCGGTTCTATCCGGACCGGATCGCCGAGGCGTGGTATCGCCTGCCGGTGGACATTCCCGCCTCACTGAACGCCATCTCCTCCGTCCTGGTCAACGTTCGGCCGACGCCGGCCGATATCGACGTGAGACCGACGGCCCTGACCTTCCGTGGGGTTCCAGGGCAGGCATCGGAGCCCTTCACGCTGTCGCTGAAGAGCAACGGGTCCGAGGTTCTTGCGATCGACTCGATCGAGAGCCCCGACGGGTTCGTGGTCTCGCACGCCGGCGGCCAATACGCCAACCGCATCGGCGCGTTCCAGATGCCGCCGGGGCAGGAGGCGGCGGTCGACGTCAGGTTCGCCCCCGAGTCGGCCGGGGCCTACTATGGGATGCTGATCGTGCATTATGACGGCAAGGTCAAGTTCGTGCCGCTCGACGGCGCGGCGATCTCCGGCGGCACGCAGATTGCGCCGGGCGAGGTGTCCGGCACGTGGTCGGAGGCGGAATCGCCTTATTACGTGCTCGGCGACATCGACGTGGCTCAGGGCGGCGAGTTGGTTGTCGAGCCGGGCGTGCGGATCGTCTTCATGGGGTCGTACGGCCTGACGGTCGGCCAGGGCGCGCGCCTGCAGGCCCAAGGCACAGCCGCTCGCCCGGTGGAATTCACCGCCGGAAATCGTGAAATGGGCTGGGAAGGCATTCGCTTCGTGGCCTCCGGCGACGACGACGTCTTGAGCCACTGTGCGATTACGTATGCGAAGAAGGGGACGGCAGGCGTGATCTCCGCAGAGGCGTCCACGGCCGATCCCTTCGGTGGTGCGATTTGCTGTTACAACTCGAGCCCGACCATCACGCACTGCAAGATCACCAACAACACCTGCGACAAGGCGGGCGCGATCTACTGTTACGGAAGTTCGGCTGTCATCAGCAACACGCTGATTGCCAACAATACGTCGATCGGCGGCGTCCCTCAGAGCGGAGGCATCGTCTGCGACCGAGGCAGCGCCGTGCGGATCGACAACTGCACGATCGTCTACAACGCACCGGGCGGGATCTTCAGCGAGTCGGAGTACGGGACCGAGGTGACGAACACGATCGTCTGGGGCAATTCGGAGTACCAGATCCAGACGTACGCCTCGGAGGTGGCGGCGTCGTTCTCGAACGTCCAGGGCGGCTACCCCGGCCGGGAGAACATCGACGGACAACCGTGTTTCGTTGGACCTTCCAACGGCGCGGGGGCCCACCACGATGCCTCGATGGCGAACTGGACGCTGCAAACGTGCTCGGCGTGTATCAACGCCGGAAGCGAGAACGCCTCCGGTGACATCGATCTGGGCGGAAACACGCGAGTTCACAGCGGCCTGGTCGATATTGGAGCGTATGAGAACCAATTGGACCTGCCTCTGCTTGGCCTGCGTCCGTCCGGTGCGGCGGAATTCGGCTGCGTCGCCGTGGGCGCCGACGCCGTGACCACCGTGACGATGGCCAACACGGGCAAGGTCGACTTCGAGATCAGTTCGCTCAGCATCTCCGACGCCAGGGGCGTGTTCTCCCTGCTCGATCCGGTCCACAATCATACGCTCTCGCCAGGACAGTCGATCCAGGTGAGGATCGGCTTCGCTCCGGATCGGGAGCGAGTCTACTCCGGCCTGCTTCACGTCGTTTCGACCAGCAGCAACGCCTCGTACAGACGTCTCGTTCTGTGGGGCGTAGGGGGCTCGGGCACGCTCGTTCCCGGCGGGTCGGTCGCCGGCGTCTGGACGAAGGCCGCCGGTCCTTATACCGTCACGGGTGACATCGAGGTCCCCGCCGGGCAGACGTTGACCGTCGAGCCGGGGGTGGTCGTCAAATTCGCGGGCCGCTTTGGACTGACCGTCGGTCGAAATGCGACGCTGCGCGCCCTGGGGACCGAGGCCGACCCGATTCTCTTCACGGCCATCGACACCATCGAAGGCTGGTTCGGCATTCGCTTCGTCCACTCCGGCGACGACGACGTGCTGCGGTACTGTCGTCTTCAATATGCCGGCAAGCCCTACAACGGGGCGGCCGACTTCGTCGATCTTCTTGGCGGGGCCGTGCTGTGCTGTAAAGGACGCGATCCTCGCACGGGGGGTATGACGGCTGGTCCTGCTTCGAGCCCCACGATTGACCGCTGTGTCTTCTCCGGTAACCACGCCCTCAGTGGCGGCGCGATCGCATGCCACGACGATTCGCAGGCGGTGATCACCAACAACACCATCGCCGACAACACGGCCGACTGGGACGGCGGGGGGATCCACATCTATAACGCCGATCCGGTCATTGGCAACAACGTCATCGCGCGGAACGGGGCCTATCGGGGCGGCGGTCTGTACAGCGTGTACAGCTATCCGCTCGTCGTCAACAACACGATCGCTCGCAACCGGCCCAACGGAATGCACCTGGATTCGACAAGAGGGTTGGGCAGGCGGGCGTCCGTGCTGAGCAACATCGTTTGGGAAAACGAGATCTACGTTCGACCGAGTGTTCCGGCCGTGCAGTACGACGTCCGCTTCAACAACATCCAGGGCGGCTGGCCGGGAGAGGGCAACATCGAGGCCGATCCGCTCTTCGCCGACTCGGCGAGAGGAGACTACCATCTCAAGTCGGCAGCCGGGCGCTGGGACCCACAGGCCGGCGACTGGGTGCCCGACGAGGCGACGAGTCCCTGCATCGATACAGGCGACCCGTTCGGCGCAACCGGCGATGAGCCCGAACCGAATGGCGGGCGGATCAACATGGGCGCCTATGGAGGCACGTCGCAGGCGAGTAAGTCCCCCTGA
- a CDS encoding trypsin-like serine peptidase, giving the protein MRVALPSQLGWQAQVLSIVVVSMLPLSWAQAAGEGPESAATFHRTSKAAPHRSGRWVDGTCTPYAHFAEIEVVLDASLTAARLARLPRAPGSHVRVFDGGRRATAQLAAMDVGDLIERGHDVTVLRDFLLWEALDSEPAMPDEPPAPPASLHAGGVISDGNDVRQVIPEWEWVYSDIALSTAPSKAVVTGMDVYYEVVHPAVEELWIDLCNASRTRRRTLWPMGTRDGEGLSEMVTGITDFAGEKANQVWSLRATDMRVGNTGSIESWWIKVYYEGPWDVGLHDDRNYPVVVEDAVPYSSTTRGATGQTQSSCGYRDMLDVWHSYTATQTGLVTIRVRSDEFDTTLAVFDTFGTELACGDDDCEGTNSAIVMPMTAGTEYLIRVAGYNYETGDYSLTVTAHPALLAAEPAEPDPPDGAEVDWIEIVLSWDNASVEGRTVEADRNAIRLSQTAPRPLGTIYGADDRMEEYQVTDPNVRTAGSATAVLIRRSDLVDLGNGTFQLNAESFAWWYEHLDPLGTGNALCPDEPFRDQPLAGTCTGVLVASDLVATAGHCISCDRDSGVAVVFDFVMEDEFTATTTLRADQVYGIDEVIGCHEGYPDWGLIRLDRRVVGRTPLPLRRSGRVPDGQLLLVIGHPWGVPRKYDAGATVQQNTEPTFFQANLDTYQGNSGSPVINLDSMQVEGIVCRGMDDFVEDMALGCDRSLVCPDAGCLSDDGAQWEDVTRATTFSMMVPVYDVYLGTDPLHLDLVATDLVVCRYRPQGLRKETTYYWQVAARNACGRVEGPVWSFHTALPPGTALPATATPMGE; this is encoded by the coding sequence GTGAGGGTGGCATTGCCGAGTCAGCTTGGATGGCAGGCGCAGGTTCTGTCGATCGTTGTGGTGTCAATGCTGCCCTTGTCGTGGGCGCAGGCCGCAGGCGAGGGACCCGAATCCGCTGCAACATTCCATCGAACGAGCAAGGCGGCCCCGCACCGTTCCGGAAGGTGGGTGGACGGCACCTGTACGCCGTATGCCCACTTCGCAGAGATCGAGGTGGTGCTGGACGCGTCGCTGACGGCCGCGCGGTTGGCGCGTCTGCCGCGAGCGCCCGGCAGTCACGTGCGCGTATTCGATGGAGGCCGGCGCGCCACGGCGCAGTTGGCGGCTATGGACGTCGGCGACCTGATCGAACGGGGACACGACGTGACCGTGTTACGCGACTTCCTGTTGTGGGAGGCGCTGGACTCGGAGCCGGCCATGCCCGACGAACCGCCGGCGCCTCCCGCGTCGTTGCATGCCGGTGGCGTCATTAGCGACGGCAACGACGTGCGTCAAGTCATCCCGGAGTGGGAGTGGGTCTATAGTGACATCGCGCTCAGCACGGCCCCCTCGAAAGCCGTGGTCACCGGCATGGACGTGTACTATGAGGTCGTGCATCCGGCGGTCGAGGAGTTATGGATCGATCTGTGCAATGCGTCTCGAACGCGCCGTCGTACCCTGTGGCCCATGGGGACTCGCGATGGAGAAGGCCTCTCCGAGATGGTGACAGGGATCACCGACTTCGCAGGCGAGAAGGCCAATCAGGTCTGGAGCCTGCGCGCCACGGACATGCGGGTGGGAAACACCGGCTCTATCGAGTCCTGGTGGATCAAGGTCTATTATGAGGGGCCGTGGGATGTGGGTCTGCACGACGACCGCAATTATCCAGTCGTCGTGGAAGACGCCGTGCCGTATTCGAGCACGACGCGGGGCGCGACCGGGCAAACGCAGAGCAGTTGCGGCTATCGCGACATGCTGGACGTCTGGCATTCGTACACGGCCACACAGACGGGGCTGGTGACGATCCGCGTCCGGAGCGATGAGTTCGACACGACACTTGCCGTGTTCGACACGTTCGGCACGGAATTGGCCTGCGGAGACGACGATTGCGAAGGCACGAACTCGGCGATCGTGATGCCGATGACCGCGGGGACGGAGTACCTGATTCGCGTGGCCGGCTACAACTATGAAACGGGTGACTACTCGCTCACCGTCACGGCCCATCCGGCCTTGCTCGCCGCCGAGCCGGCCGAGCCCGATCCCCCCGACGGCGCCGAGGTCGATTGGATCGAGATCGTGCTGTCCTGGGACAATGCGTCTGTCGAGGGCCGAACCGTAGAGGCCGACCGAAACGCGATCCGGCTCAGCCAAACCGCGCCGCGACCGCTCGGCACCATCTACGGGGCCGACGACCGCATGGAAGAATATCAGGTGACGGACCCAAACGTCCGGACTGCGGGCAGCGCTACGGCGGTACTGATCCGTCGGTCGGACCTCGTCGATCTTGGGAACGGGACGTTCCAGTTGAATGCGGAGTCCTTCGCATGGTGGTACGAGCATCTCGATCCGCTGGGCACGGGCAATGCGCTTTGTCCCGATGAGCCCTTCCGGGATCAGCCTTTGGCGGGCACGTGTACGGGTGTTCTCGTCGCCTCCGATCTGGTGGCGACGGCCGGGCACTGCATATCCTGCGACCGCGATTCCGGCGTCGCGGTCGTGTTCGATTTTGTCATGGAAGATGAGTTCACTGCAACGACGACGTTGCGCGCCGACCAGGTCTACGGGATCGATGAGGTCATCGGCTGTCATGAGGGCTATCCCGACTGGGGTCTGATCCGACTGGACCGTCGCGTCGTCGGCCGCACGCCGTTGCCGCTTCGCCGCAGCGGGCGGGTACCCGACGGCCAGCTACTCCTCGTTATCGGACATCCCTGGGGGGTGCCCCGCAAGTACGACGCCGGGGCAACCGTGCAGCAAAACACCGAGCCGACGTTCTTCCAGGCGAACCTGGATACCTATCAGGGCAATTCCGGGTCGCCTGTCATCAATCTGGACTCGATGCAGGTCGAAGGAATTGTCTGCCGGGGCATGGACGACTTTGTCGAAGATATGGCGTTGGGCTGCGATCGCTCGCTCGTCTGTCCGGATGCCGGGTGTTTGTCCGACGATGGCGCCCAATGGGAAGATGTGACGCGGGCCACGACATTCAGTATGATGGTGCCTGTCTATGACGTGTATCTGGGGACCGATCCGCTGCATCTGGATCTGGTGGCGACCGATCTGGTGGTCTGCCGGTACCGTCCGCAGGGTTTGCGGAAGGAGACGACCTATTACTGGCAGGTCGCAGCCCGCAATGCCTGTGGCCGGGTCGAGGGGCCCGTCTGGTCGTTCCACACGGCCTTGCCTCCGGGAACCGCGCTGCCTGCGACAGCCACTCCGATGGGAGAATGA